A region from the Metopolophium dirhodum isolate CAU chromosome 9, ASM1992520v1, whole genome shotgun sequence genome encodes:
- the LOC132952183 gene encoding uncharacterized protein LOC132952183 encodes MVFLSRTQTVCLAYILHKKKQEKRKNRRFWVHPLNLKRPREGQFQVTFMTLRFHPDEFLKYYRMSISSFDELLLRVKHRLQKKNTILRDSIPPEERLSVTLRYLATGTNFSSLHFDFLMGVSTIAKVVNETCMVVWDELQPTEMAPPTQENWLEIADGFYNITQFPNCVGAVDGKHIRLQCPKNSGTQYYNYKNFFSLVLMAICDSNYCFTIIDVGSFGKESDCNIFKQCPFGKKLYSDKINFPQDKCLPGDEDGVAQPFVLIADEAFALNKHLLRPFPGRTLNDSRRIFNYRLSRARQKIECTFGILSNKWRVFHSTLLVTPDVAVSITKAACVLHNFVRRRDGFNFEDTVSCEMPDISERIGVGNASLNAKDIREYFVKYFNNPKHALSWQNKVLG; translated from the exons atggtttttttgagTCGTACTCAGACCGTTTGTCTTGCTTatatattgcataaaaaaaaacaggaaaaacgaaaaaataggCGTTTTTGGGTTCATCCTCTAAACTTGAAAAGGCCTCGGGAAGGCCAATTTCAAGTTACGTTTATGACTTTAAGATTCCATCCAGACGAGTTCTTAAAGTACTACCGTATGTCAATTTCATCATTTGATGAACTG ttattacgaGTAAAGCatagattacaaaaaaaaaatacaattcttCGAGATTCAATACCACCTGAAGAAAGATTGTCAGTGACATTAAG atacttGGCTACTGGGACAAATTTTTCGTCTTTACATTTCGACTTTTTGATGGGAGTATCGACCATAGCCAAAGTAGTTAATGAAACGTGTATGGTGGTTTGGGATGAGTTACAACCCACTGAAATGGCACCACCCACTCAAGAAAATTGGTTGGAAATAGCGGATGGTTTCTACAATATAACTCAATTTCCTAATTGCGTTGGAGCTGTCGATGGTAAACACATCCGGTTGCAATGTCCAAAAAACAGTGGTACTCAGTATTACAactataagaattttttttctttggttttAATGGCAATCTGTGattcaaattattgtttcaCAATAATCGATGTAGGCTCTTTTGGGAAAGAGAGCgattgcaatatttttaaacagtgcccttttggaaaaaaattatactctgACAAAATAAATTTCCCTCAAGATAAATGTCTACCTGGTGATGAAGATGGTGTTGCTCAGCCATTCGTACTTATAGCAGATGAAGCATTTGCgttaaacaaacatttattaCGGCCTTTTCCTGGTAGAACTTTGAACGATAGCAGGAGAATATTTAACTATCGTCTTTCCAGAGCAAGGCAAAAGATAGAATGCACTTTTGGAATTTTGTCCAACAAATGGAGAGTTTTCCATTCTACTCTACTAGTAACACCAGATGTTGCTGTGTCTATTACTAAGGCAGCATGCGTATTGCATAATTTTGTACGTCGTAGGGATGGTTTTAATTTTGAGGACACTGTTAGTTGTGAAATGCCCGATATATCAGAGAGAATAGGTGTTGGAAATGCATCTTTAAATGCCAAAGATATAAGGGAGTATTTCGTAAAATACTTTAACAATCCAAAACATGCGCTAAGCTGGCAGAATAAGGTATTAGGTTAA
- the LOC132952184 gene encoding uncharacterized protein LOC132952184, which yields MSFSFDLEHFIIEISQEESIWNLESKDYHDKIKKYKSWSRVAKATLNDFDSLDETGKREKIIELQKKWKNLRDTYKKKCITKSGQAANKKKKYVFSEILEFLRPTMENRKTEGNFNHESDEEETEDEQGNNLQTVEEDLIEGNCVNDEITKFNSNPVLETSMTSTTVNKNVKPMPKRTKPSKKINFEDELLKSLRSENEATDPDKSFLMSLLPQMKSISEDKKPMLYIELINAIQRVKNNDNTSMYRQGYNQSNFPLGGYSQTVSGPTMYSQPAVIHSSLPTYNHESLQPSFSDSSINLH from the exons atgaGTTTCTCTTTTGATTTGGAACATTTTATTATCGAGATATCTCAAGAAGAGTCCATTTGGAATTtag AATCAAAAGATTATCACGACAagattaagaaatataaaagtTGGTCCAGGGTTGCAAAGGCTACTTTAAATGATTTTGACAGTCTCGACGAAACTGGGAAGAGAGAAAAAA TCATTGAATTGCAAAAAAAGTGGAAAAACTTGCGAgacacatacaaaaaaaaatgtattacaaagtCTGGCCAGgcagctaataaaaaaaaaaaatacgtattcTCGGAAATTTTAGAGTTCTTGCGACCAACAATGGAAAATagaaa AACAGAAGGAAATTTTAACCACGAAAGTGACGAAGAGGAGACGGAGGACGAACAAGGCAACAATTTGCAAACAGTGGAGGAGGATTTAATTGAAGGGAATTGTGTCAATGATGAAAtcactaaatttaattcaaatcctGTTTTGGAAACATCAATGACATCTACAAcagtaaacaaaaatgtaaaacctaTGCCGAAACGTACGAAaccatcaaaaaaaattaactttgagGATGAGTTACTAAAGTCTCTTAGGAGTGAAAATGAAGCCACTGACCCAGACAAATCATTTCTAATGTCCCTTTTGCCTCAAATGAAATCTATCAGTGAGGATAAAAAGCCAATGCTCTACATTGAATTAATAAATGCTATACAaagagtaaaaaataatgataatacatcaATGTATCGTCAAGGATATAATCAGAGCAATTTTCCACTCGGAGGATATTCGCAGACAGTATCTGGACCAACAATGTACTCTCAACCTGCAGTAATACATTCTAGTCTTCCTACTTATAATCATGAGTCACTGCAGCCATCTTTTTCAGATAGTtctattaatttacattaa